TCGCCTTCCCCCACACGATCACGCAGCGGGGAGCGGCGCGGCCGATCGTTCTGGACCCGCAGAAGGCCAACGACGAGTACGACTACGTGAAGGGCCTGCCGGGCTACGGCCTGAGTTCCTACCGCTACGTGAGCCTGCTGCCTCAGAACGCGAGCACGAACCCGAACGGCGTGTCACTCGGCCTTAATCCGAACGGCGCGACGCCGCTCGCGCGAATACCGAACTCGACGATCGTGCCCGGCAGCGAGGTGGTGACCGGCCCCGACATGCGGCCCGGCCCGCGCTACGGGCAACCCGTCGCCTACAGGCGGGCGCCCCGCGGCACCGACCCGCGCACGCTCGGCGCGAACGAGTACACGATCAACTATGCGGACGTGCCGAACGCCAACTTGAACCCGAGCGACCCGGACCCGCGCGCCGCGGCCATGATGACCGCCGTACAGCGCGCCGGCACCATCATCTTCGACAGCCAGGAGGACGCGAGCGGCGCGCCTCACCACCTGCCGGTCGCGCAGGGCCCCGACGGGGCGCCGGTCCGCATCTCGGTGACCTACCAGATCCAGGATAATCTGGCCGGCGACGTGGTCAAGACCGACTACCTGACTCGCCAGCTCATGACGTTCGGGCTGAGCGTGCGGCTATACGACTTCAACTCAGGCCAGCCTCAGCAGGTCACGCTGACCCAGAAGATCCGCGTGCGCAACCTGCAGCGCTAGCTCCGGAGCCACCAGGGCATGAGAACGATCCAGACACAGCAGCAGGAACGCGCGCCCCACTCGGGACCGCGGCCCCGCCGCCTCCGGCGGTGCCGGGCCCAGTCGCTCATCGTCGCGGTCATCGTGCTGTTCGTGCTGCTCTTCATCGGAGGCGTGTTCGTCGGGCTGGTGGCCCGCAACCTGCTGAACGCCGGGCGCGCCCGCGCGACGGTGTCGGCCTATCAGTTCGCCGAGGCCGGCATCCAGTACGCGAGCGAGTTCCTCGAGAACAGCCCCGAGGGCGCCGACTGGCGGCCCTCGCCCACGCCGCTGCAGGATGCGCGCGACCCGGACCGTCGATGGCTGGAGACCGGCCAGTACACCCGTGTGCCGCTGCACGGCGGCCGGGTGCTAATCCGCGTGAGCATGCGCCCGGACCCACGCGACCCGCTGGGCAAGTACATTCAGATCGAGTCGGTTGGGCGCTCGGGCGATGTCAACCCGAACGACCCAACCACCTTTCTGAGCTCGCCGGCCCCGCGCCTGAATCGGCGGCTGGTGGCCTACAAGGCCATCGGCCTGACCGACTTCCTGTGGTACGTGACGAACCGGGACAACGACACGAAGTTTGAGGCCGCCCTTGGCGTGCCGCCCATCGGCGTGCCGGTCTGGATGCAGCTCGGCGGCCTGCCCGTGCGCACGCTCGGCACGGCGCCCGGCGCGCTGCCGCCCTACTTCCAGAACCCGACAGGCGCCCCTATCTTCGTGAACGGGTCGCTGCGGCTGATGAACAACCTGGTGCTTGCCGTCGACCCGCGCTACAACGAGTCCGTGATGGTGGCCGGCGACCTGCTCGTCGAGCCGCCCGCCACCGCCAGCTCGAGCGGTGCGCAGGCGCGCTTCCAGGACCTGGCAACCACGGCGCCGGCGACCGAGCCGACAACCCTGCCGCCGATTCTCAACACGACGGACCCGCAGTACAGCACGTTCGGCGGCCTTCTGCGCGACGGCAGCCCGGCACCGGACACGAGCCCCTCTTCCAGCGGGCACGCGCGCAGCATCTCCCGGCTGGAGCCGCCGAGCCTCGACACGGAGGACCCGGCGACCGGCGTGATGCGCTACCGCTCCAGCACGCGCGACTCGGGGCTGGTCATCCGCCGCGCACGCGACGGGCGGTGGGTGAACACCGGCCGCGTGGGGCTCGGCGCCGGGCTGTACCTGAACAACCGGGCGAGTGTGGAGCGCGAGACCACGGCGGTGGCCGGGGGCCAGTCACTGCGCTCGATCTGGCTGCGGCCCGGCTCGACACCGAACTGGCACGGGCCCTACTACATCCCGCCGGCCGCGTTCGTGGAGCTTGGCTACCCCGTGGTGCAGGCGCGCGACACCGATGGCGCGCCGCTCGCTGGCCAGTACGCCCGGCTGCCGGGCTTCCGCGTGGTGCGCGACGCCAGCGACCAGCCCTTCACCGACCCCAACGGCCGGATCGCCACGCGCGAGCAGAGCTTCACGTTCTTTATCTACAAGCCGAACGGGCAGCGCCCCGTGCTCAAGCTGGAGAACGCGTTCTTCCGCGACTTTCTGAAGGACGACCAGGGTATGACGGACGAAGCCATCAACCGCTTCCTGCCCGCCTTCAACGGCCTGATCTTCGCCGAGGGCAACGTCCGCGTCCGCGGCCTGATGCCCGGGCTGGCGAACGTGCCGATCCGCCGGGAGGCCGGCGACGCCGACAACCTCAGCGACGAGGTCGTGCGCGCCACGGTGAACCCGCCGGCGATGACCATCGTGTCGGACGCGAACATCTATGTCGATGGCAGCATCGTGCGCGAGAGCCCGGACTCCATGATCGCGCTCCTGGCCGACGACTACGTCGTGGTGAACACCACCATGTTCGTGGCGCCGAACAAGGCGCTGCCGCCAGTGCCCGACGCGCTGACGCCCCCCGGCTACTTCGACATCACGCCGGAGGAGGCCGCGCAGACGCCGCCGTTCACGCTCGATTTCCTGTTCGGCGATGACCCGAACGGCTACACGCCGCTCCAGGGCCAGATGACGGTGAACCTGCTGCTGCGGCAGGGCAAACCCGCGGACGGTGACGTGACCTACATGAACCTGCTGGTGAACGAGGCGCTTCCGCCGGCACAGCCGGGCGACGCATTCTACCGGTTCAACGTGCCGGGCGTGCCGGAGTGGGTCTACCCCATCACCACGGCGCAGATCGGCCCCGCGGGCTTCGAGCAGGGAGCCCTCCCGCTCCTGCCGGTCAGCGGCACCTACAACCTGCTGACCGCGCCGGGCCTTCGCAACACGCTGCGGCCCCAGGTCGATACCGTCTACACGCAGGGCAGCGGGACACAGGACTACCTGTTCTCGCGCGCCGCGATCGCGCCGATGGACGTGCGGATCGAGGCGGTGATGTACGCGCAGAACGGCTCGTTCTTCATCATCCCCGGCTACCCGATGAACACGGACCCGTCGGACACACAGGACGCCGCCGTGCGGCGCCACGCCGCCGTCGGCGCCACGCAGGGCACCATGGTGCGGCCCACGGGCACGGGCGACATCTTCCCGTTCTACGCCCAGCCCATCGACTGCCGGATCACTGTGGTCGGAGCGATCTCGGAGAACCGCACGGCCTCCATCGCGGACCAGGCCGCCTGGATGCAGCTCTGGGGCTACATCCCGGTCACCTACGGCTCGACGGGGCAGAGCCCGCAGTCGACCACGTCCATTCAGACGCCTCGGGAGCACGCGTGGGTCGGCGAGGTCGGGCTGAACCCGGCCGACTACCGCTCCGACATGGAGCGCGACGCGCGCATCACGCGCGGCCTGCGCTTTCTATACGACCCGGCGCTGCATGCGCCGTACGCAGGGTACAACCCCGATGGCGGCTCGGTGCTCAACGGCGCGGGCTGGCGCCACGTCGTCGACGGCAGCTTCCGCCAGGACGACTTCGGGCGCATCCTGCCGCCCGTTCCGCGGCTGCCCGTCTGCCCCGGATTCGTCTATCGCGGCGAGGACCGCTAGGCGACAGGTGAACGCGACATGACACAGCGCATTCGGTATATCTCCGCCCTGCTGCTCACGGCCGTGCTCGGGTGGCTGCCGCGCGAGGCCCGGCCCGATGCCGCGACCTACGTATCGCAGCGGCGGCCCGTGCGCGCCGGCATCGTGGTGTGCAGCGCGCTCAATATGGGCAACTACGGCCCGGAGAACCCGGACCCGCATGTGTTCTACGTGCTCGACTCGCGCACCGACCTGAAGCCGCTGGGGATGGAGTTCCTGAACCCGCTGGCGCCGCCCGCGGTTACCGCGGGCATCTACCAGCGCTGGCTCCGGCGCAATCGCGGTCCGGACCCGGCCTTCGTTGCCGGCACGCCGATGAGCCAGGCCTTCCAGGTGGGATCGCGCATCACCAAGAACATGGGGGCCTACTGGGAGGTCGACCTCGACAACGCGTCGACGGAGAGCCTCCAGCAGTACGACCTCCTCTACATCCACGGCCACCGGCCCAGCGTCGACTTCACCCCCGAGCAGCGCGACAAGCTCCGGCGCTTTGTGGAGGGTGGCGGGACGCTCTGGGTGGAGACGTGCGGCGGCCTCTCCTTCGCGCCGCGGTCTCCGTTCCTGTTCGACGTGCAGTTCCACAACGGCGGGGGCGGCGCGGGGTCCGGCACGCCGGGCGCGGTCATCGCCGCGGCGAACCACCCGCTCCTCACGAGCCCGTTTGTGCTGACGCCGCCCGAGGTACAGAGCCTCGGCGACAAGGGCGTCGGCACCTGGTACCTCTTCAACCCGTACGACCCGGCCGACCCGGCCTACTACGACGCGACGGCCGGCCAGGACTCGCTCAACCCGCCCGGGCGCGAAACCCTGGTGCCGGTGGTGTGGAACACGCGCGGGTTCGCGGCGGCCAGCCAGTTTGTGCCGGGCCCGGGTTGGCGGCCCTACGTGCTCGCCGGACAGGTGGGCGCCGGGCGCCTCGTCTTCAGCGCCCAGGACACGGGCTGCGCCATCAACGACTACGTCGGCGGGCCGGACGGTGGGTACGGCGGTAACAGCGGCGCCATCAGCGGCGACGCGCTGGCCGCCGCCAAACCCGCCGATCTCAAGCTCGTCTATAACCTGGCGGCCTGGGCCACGGCCAACCGTACGGCCAACGTCGACGTGCACCGCAGCGGCGGCACCAGCGAGCAGATCGCGCCCGTACTTGACGAGAAGTGGGAGGCCAGGCAGCTCGGCGACGCCCCGGTGGGTGGCGCGGCTTTCTTCAAGGGCTGCGTCTACGTGGTGGGCGGCGACCTGGTGCTCCGCTGCTTCGATGTCCGGCCCGAGGAGGACCTGGACAGCGACGGCAGCCCGGACGACGGCGCGATCGGCACGGACGGCGTGCAGGGCAACGGCCTGCCGGACTACATCGCCGGCCGCGCCTACGATGAGGTGTGGCAGTTCGACCTGAAGCAGGCCTCGGGCGGTGCGACCGGCGCCTCCACGCCCACTGTCGTCGAGTTCTACGATCCCAGCTTCACCGGATCGAGCAACGGCCTGCTGAACGACCCGCAGCGGGAGCTGGTGGTCGTCACGCTTTCCGACGGCACGGTGGTGGCCTGCCGCGCCTTTCCGCGCCGCCTGGACCCGGCCACCGGCCGCCCGGTCATCGCCGGCTGCAAGGCCGGCGAGAACGTCGACTGGACGATCCCGGCGTCGGCGACGGGAGCGCAGGACTACGTCCTGGACGAGGGCCTTCTGGTCCCTGCCCCGGCCTGGTCGGAGGGGGTGCTGTTCGTCGGTCTGAACACGGCCTCGGGCGGCCGCATTGCCGCCATCGATCCCCGCCGCGGCGGCAGCGCCTTCCACCTGACGCGCCCACTGGGCCCCGGGGAGGCGCTCGTGCCGGACGTGCCGACGGGCATGGGCGCAGTGTGGAGCTCGCCCACCGTGGGGTACGTGCGCGACGACGCGACGGGCGCGCTCGACAAGGTGATATATGTCTACGTGGCGCCGGATGGCGGCCAGGCGGCCTCGATGCGCGCCATTCCGTTCGGCACGAAGGGCGAGCCGCTCACGCACGCCACCGCCACCACGTTCCGCTCGCGCGCATCGGGCGCCACCGGCGCCAAGCCGCCGTGGTACATCTTCGACACGGGCACCGGAGCCGGCGATAACCCGCTGTTGCGGCAGCGCGTCTACTGCACCTACACCGATTCCGCCACGGGCGCGGTCGGCACGCGCGAGCTGGCCTATACGTCGGCGGCCGCGCCGAGCGACAACCAGTTCACTTGCCGCTACGAGAACAACGAGCCGAGGGTCGTCATCGGCCCGAGCGTGGACATCACGGTGACCGCGCCCAACGGTGCCACCAGCCCGGTGAGCGTGGCGCCGAACGCGCAGGACGTGACGGTGACCGCCGACTATACGCTGGACTGGGCCGTGGCCACCGGCGGACCCACCGCCCGCGTGAACGCGCGCGCCGTGGTCCCGGCGCCCGACCCGGCAAGCACCCGCAACCGGTTCGCCGGGGCGCCGGCCCTGGGGCCGGACGGCACGCTCTTCTTCTCCGCCTACACAGGCGGCGCCGCCGGCTCGGGCACTGGCGCTCTCTTCGCGGCGCGCGAGCAAGGCGTCGGCCGCACGACGGTCCGCTGGACCTACGTGCTGCACGATGGCTTTGCCATGACGGTGAACGGGCAGCCGGTCAGCGTACCGGCCCGGTTGCTGGTGAAGGTTGGCTCCAACGCCACCCAGTACGCGGACGTCACCGGCGTACGCTTCGTGGGCTCGCCCGCGCTGCGCAACGGCGTCGTCTACGCGGCGGCCAAGGGCGCCGTCGGCGGCCAACCCGCCGGCCTGCTCCTGGCTTTCCGCTCGGACCCGCAACTCATCCTGCGCCTGGACCAGGCCATCGACCCGGGCGTCCGTGTGCGCGTGAAGCAGCCCAACCTGTTCACCGATCAGCCCAACGCCTGGATCGAGCTGGCGCCAAACCAGTTCACGGTCGAGAACGCGAGCGGCCTGATCCGGATTCACTCGATGGCGCCACCGGGCGCGGTAGCGACCAACTTCGTGAGCGGCTCGCTGCCGTTCGTGGTGCAGGTGGGGGCGCTCCCGGAGCAGGTCATCTACGGGACTCGGGTGGAGGCGGACGGTACGCGGCGCTCGGGGCCAGATGGCATCGACAACCTGCTCTGGTACGCGGTGCTGCCCGGTGAGGCTTCGTCGTCGCCGGTGGTGCAGGGGACCACCGTGTGGGTGGGGCTGGCCGACGGGCGCATCGCCTCGTACGATGCCGATCCCACGACAAGCGATCCGCAGTTCCAGGCCAACGGCTCGCAGCTCCTCCGCGGCGCGCTCTGGTCGGCGCAGGTGGGCCCCAAGTCCGTGGTCGCGCCGCCCGCCGGCCGCGACAACGTTCTGGCCGTCGCGACGGCGGACGGCGCCTTCACTTTCGAGGACAACCGCACGCTGATCGCGGACTCCAGGCGGCTTCTGGAGGTGAACGCGGCCGGCGAGGCGGTGTGGGCCGCCGACGGCACGCGCGCCTACGCGGTGGTCGGCGGAGCGCTAACCGACTTCACGGCGCCGCAAAGCCCCGTCGTCGGCAGCGGCCTGCCGGCCGTGCAGAAGGTCGCGTTCTCGCGACCGAGCGTGGCCCGGCGCATCGGCGCCAACGGCATCCTCGTGGTCGACACCGGCAACAACCGCGTCGTCCAGATCGACCGCGGCGGGTTCGTGCAGTGGGAGGTCAGCCGCCTGCAGGACACCTGGAAGGGTCTGCTGCGGCCCGGCGATCCGCTCTCGCTGAACGAGCCGACGGACTGCTCGTACTGGACCGACTTCCAGCCGGACCTCTCGGTCTTCAGTTCGGGCCGCTACACACTGCCCGCGGTCCAGGGGTACATCATCCACTACCTGATCGCCGACTCGGGCAACTTCCGGGTCATCGAGCTGGTGGACATGTACGATGTGAACGGCCGACCGCTGATGACGCGCGAGGTCAATTTCGTCAGCAGCACTCTGGCGCGGCAGGGCAAGCGCTACCGCTACCGGAGCGTGCAGCGCCTCGTGCTCCAGAACGCCGACCTGCCGGCGGGGTGGCAGGCGCCGGGGGCCGGACTGCGCTACCTGACGCTGGCGACCGTGCAGAACGCACGGATGGTGGATCCGTCGATCCCCGCCGGGGCGCGGACCGCGACCGGCGAGACCGCCGAGACGTCGGGCGGCTCCATCGCGCTGCTTGCGGAGAGCGGCGACCCGC
This genomic interval from Chthonomonadales bacterium contains the following:
- a CDS encoding DUF4159 domain-containing protein encodes the protein MTQRIRYISALLLTAVLGWLPREARPDAATYVSQRRPVRAGIVVCSALNMGNYGPENPDPHVFYVLDSRTDLKPLGMEFLNPLAPPAVTAGIYQRWLRRNRGPDPAFVAGTPMSQAFQVGSRITKNMGAYWEVDLDNASTESLQQYDLLYIHGHRPSVDFTPEQRDKLRRFVEGGGTLWVETCGGLSFAPRSPFLFDVQFHNGGGGAGSGTPGAVIAAANHPLLTSPFVLTPPEVQSLGDKGVGTWYLFNPYDPADPAYYDATAGQDSLNPPGRETLVPVVWNTRGFAAASQFVPGPGWRPYVLAGQVGAGRLVFSAQDTGCAINDYVGGPDGGYGGNSGAISGDALAAAKPADLKLVYNLAAWATANRTANVDVHRSGGTSEQIAPVLDEKWEARQLGDAPVGGAAFFKGCVYVVGGDLVLRCFDVRPEEDLDSDGSPDDGAIGTDGVQGNGLPDYIAGRAYDEVWQFDLKQASGGATGASTPTVVEFYDPSFTGSSNGLLNDPQRELVVVTLSDGTVVACRAFPRRLDPATGRPVIAGCKAGENVDWTIPASATGAQDYVLDEGLLVPAPAWSEGVLFVGLNTASGGRIAAIDPRRGGSAFHLTRPLGPGEALVPDVPTGMGAVWSSPTVGYVRDDATGALDKVIYVYVAPDGGQAASMRAIPFGTKGEPLTHATATTFRSRASGATGAKPPWYIFDTGTGAGDNPLLRQRVYCTYTDSATGAVGTRELAYTSAAAPSDNQFTCRYENNEPRVVIGPSVDITVTAPNGATSPVSVAPNAQDVTVTADYTLDWAVATGGPTARVNARAVVPAPDPASTRNRFAGAPALGPDGTLFFSAYTGGAAGSGTGALFAAREQGVGRTTVRWTYVLHDGFAMTVNGQPVSVPARLLVKVGSNATQYADVTGVRFVGSPALRNGVVYAAAKGAVGGQPAGLLLAFRSDPQLILRLDQAIDPGVRVRVKQPNLFTDQPNAWIELAPNQFTVENASGLIRIHSMAPPGAVATNFVSGSLPFVVQVGALPEQVIYGTRVEADGTRRSGPDGIDNLLWYAVLPGEASSSPVVQGTTVWVGLADGRIASYDADPTTSDPQFQANGSQLLRGALWSAQVGPKSVVAPPAGRDNVLAVATADGAFTFEDNRTLIADSRRLLEVNAAGEAVWAADGTRAYAVVGGALTDFTAPQSPVVGSGLPAVQKVAFSRPSVARRIGANGILVVDTGNNRVVQIDRGGFVQWEVSRLQDTWKGLLRPGDPLSLNEPTDCSYWTDFQPDLSVFSSGRYTLPAVQGYIIHYLIADSGNFRVIELVDMYDVNGRPLMTREVNFVSSTLARQGKRYRYRSVQRLVLQNADLPAGWQAPGAGLRYLTLATVQNARMVDPSIPAGARTATGETAETSGGSIALLAESGDPLAVLSNLMFATSAGRALQPIVNPTFLSSFQEIEGSRPVLKFLLADANGCYQARLDFVVHAGQPGYREPVLRVEWLLSADDYYWMTGKRLIAGSIRRLAASAENTAMQSLRQFLIANRFTGQDNPSVFGVPYNTSGNPANGNISGPGEFHGEVFVVKPKTFDISAPYHGYLPDYVTSGAFLLPNPNASIARRVPEEQVPAPNLAVGPIRRSVGDRGRGTSTSILEQPAYADRPF